The Sinomonas sp. P10A9 genome contains the following window.
CTGATCAGCGATGCCAGCATGGTCTCCCCTTCAGGTCGTAACTCAGGTATTCAGCTGCGGGTGCAGCTCCTTGGGCTAGGTTTCATCCTACCCCGGCGGATCAGCCGCGGACCTGTCCCTCGCCCTGCACGATCCACTTGGTGGTCGTGAGCTCGGAAAGGCCCATCGGCCCGCGCGCGTGCAGCTTCTGGGTCGAGATGCCGACCTCGGCCCCGAGTCCCAGCTCCCCCCCGTCCGTGAATCGTGTCGAGGCGTTCACCATGACGGCAGCGGAATCGATCTCCGCAATGAACCGCTCGGCATTGGCGAGGTCATTGGTGATGATCGCCTCGGTATGTCCGGTGGTCCAACGGCGGATGTGGGCGAGTGCGTCGTCGAGGCTGTCAACCGTCGCGACGGCGATCTCGAGGTCCATGTACTCGGTGGCCCAGTCGTACTCGGTGGCCGGCTCGGCGCTGACACCGTCCGGAAGGGCAGCCATGGTGCGGCCGTCCACATGGAGCCGGACCCCCCGCGCGGCAAGAGCGCGCGCCACGGCCGGCAGGACTGTCGAATCACGGTGCATGAGGACCGTCTCGACCGTGTTGCATACGCTCGGTCGCTGAGTCTTGGCGTTGACGAGGATCTCAACGGCCATGTCCTCGTCCGCGCTCGCGTCGATGAAGATATGCACGTTGCCCTCGCCGGTCTCGATGACGGGGACCGTCGAGTTGAGCACGACGTTCTGGATGAGCTCACGCCCACCCCGCGGAATGAGCACATCGACTCGCCCGCGTGCCTTCATCAACGCGTTGGCGCCCTCGCGGCCATAGGCATCGACGCTCTGGACTGCGTCCGCGGGCAGCCCGACGGAATCGAGCGTGTCCCGCAGGATGTCCAGAAGTGCGGCGTTCGTGTGGGCGGCGGCGCTGCCGCCGCGCAGGATCACAGCGTTGCCGCTCTTGAGCGCGAGGCCGGCGATGTCCACTGTGACGTTGGGTCGGGCCTCGTAGATCGCGGCAACCACGCCCATCGGAACGT
Protein-coding sequences here:
- a CDS encoding glutamate-5-semialdehyde dehydrogenase; this translates as MESPALGSAAADTAVDVEAAVNAMGDRARAASRVLARANRAWKDRALRAIGAALKANEAQVLAANAKDLEAGRANGTSTALLDRLALTPARIDGLVDALETLAGLPDPVGNVVRGQTLPNGLRVRQVNVPMGVVAAIYEARPNVTVDIAGLALKSGNAVILRGGSAAAHTNAALLDILRDTLDSVGLPADAVQSVDAYGREGANALMKARGRVDVLIPRGGRELIQNVVLNSTVPVIETGEGNVHIFIDASADEDMAVEILVNAKTQRPSVCNTVETVLMHRDSTVLPAVARALAARGVRLHVDGRTMAALPDGVSAEPATEYDWATEYMDLEIAVATVDSLDDALAHIRRWTTGHTEAIITNDLANAERFIAEIDSAAVMVNASTRFTDGGELGLGAEVGISTQKLHARGPMGLSELTTTKWIVQGEGQVRG